In a single window of the Elaeis guineensis isolate ETL-2024a chromosome 4, EG11, whole genome shotgun sequence genome:
- the LOC105042816 gene encoding uncharacterized protein isoform X5, whose protein sequence is MRLSTNGATPWLMLMELATLDNPCFFDLDNCWNLLLIHYGYSYEWFLNLFFTASLNYEEGNNMECSRGKRKMYNMPEYKEVLVIEVFSWFNLLQELKAPVKELK, encoded by the exons ATGCGATTGAGCACCAACGGCGCCACACCCTG GCTGATGCTCATGGAGTTGGCTACACTGGATAATCCCTGCTTTTTTGATCTGGATAACTGCTGGAATCTTCTGTTAATACACTATGGCTATTCTTATGAATG GTTTTTAAATCTCTTCTTCACTGCCAGTCTGAACTATGAAGAAGGCAACAACATGGAGTGTAGCAGGGGAAAAAGAAAGATGTACAACATGCCCGAATACAAGGAAGTGCTGGTTATCGAG GTTTTCTCTTGGTTCAATCTTCTTCAAGAGCTAAAG GCACCCGTGAAAGAACTTAAATAA
- the LOC105042816 gene encoding uncharacterized protein isoform X3 translates to MLMELATLDNPCFFDLDNCWNLLLIHYGYSYEWFLNLFFTASLNYEEGNNMECSRGKRKMYNMPEYKEVLVIEVFSWFNLLQELKMERCFFDDGGIDTCAQFLPILPQSIETRACDMAAIYS, encoded by the exons ATGCTCATGGAGTTGGCTACACTGGATAATCCCTGCTTTTTTGATCTGGATAACTGCTGGAATCTTCTGTTAATACACTATGGCTATTCTTATGAATG GTTTTTAAATCTCTTCTTCACTGCCAGTCTGAACTATGAAGAAGGCAACAACATGGAGTGTAGCAGGGGAAAAAGAAAGATGTACAACATGCCCGAATACAAGGAAGTGCTGGTTATCGAG GTTTTCTCTTGGTTCAATCTTCTTCAAGAGCTAAAG ATGGAGAGATGCTTTTTCGATGATGGAGGTATCGACACATGTGCTCAGTTCTTACCGATACTACCTCAATCGATAGAGACCAGAGCAT GTGATATGGCAGCCATATACTCATGA
- the LOC105042816 gene encoding uncharacterized protein isoform X6, with protein sequence MRLSTNGATPWLMLMELATLDNPCFFDLDNCWNLLLIHYGYSYEWFLNLFFTASLNYEEGNNMECSRGKRKMYNMPEYKEVLVIEVFSWFNLLQELKVTCFK encoded by the exons ATGCGATTGAGCACCAACGGCGCCACACCCTG GCTGATGCTCATGGAGTTGGCTACACTGGATAATCCCTGCTTTTTTGATCTGGATAACTGCTGGAATCTTCTGTTAATACACTATGGCTATTCTTATGAATG GTTTTTAAATCTCTTCTTCACTGCCAGTCTGAACTATGAAGAAGGCAACAACATGGAGTGTAGCAGGGGAAAAAGAAAGATGTACAACATGCCCGAATACAAGGAAGTGCTGGTTATCGAG GTTTTCTCTTGGTTCAATCTTCTTCAAGAGCTAAAG
- the LOC105042816 gene encoding uncharacterized protein isoform X1, protein MRLSTNGATPWLMLMELATLDNPCFFDLDNCWNLLLIHYGYSYEWFLNLFFTASLNYEEGNNMECSRGKRKMYNMPEYKEVLVIEVFSWFNLLQELKMERCFFDDGGIDTCAQFLPILPQSIETRACDMAAIYS, encoded by the exons ATGCGATTGAGCACCAACGGCGCCACACCCTG GCTGATGCTCATGGAGTTGGCTACACTGGATAATCCCTGCTTTTTTGATCTGGATAACTGCTGGAATCTTCTGTTAATACACTATGGCTATTCTTATGAATG GTTTTTAAATCTCTTCTTCACTGCCAGTCTGAACTATGAAGAAGGCAACAACATGGAGTGTAGCAGGGGAAAAAGAAAGATGTACAACATGCCCGAATACAAGGAAGTGCTGGTTATCGAG GTTTTCTCTTGGTTCAATCTTCTTCAAGAGCTAAAG ATGGAGAGATGCTTTTTCGATGATGGAGGTATCGACACATGTGCTCAGTTCTTACCGATACTACCTCAATCGATAGAGACCAGAGCAT GTGATATGGCAGCCATATACTCATGA
- the LOC105042816 gene encoding uncharacterized protein isoform X2, with protein sequence MRLSTNGATPWLMLMELATLDNPCFFDLDNCWNLLLIHYGYSYECLNYEEGNNMECSRGKRKMYNMPEYKEVLVIEVFSWFNLLQELKMERCFFDDGGIDTCAQFLPILPQSIETRACDMAAIYS encoded by the exons ATGCGATTGAGCACCAACGGCGCCACACCCTG GCTGATGCTCATGGAGTTGGCTACACTGGATAATCCCTGCTTTTTTGATCTGGATAACTGCTGGAATCTTCTGTTAATACACTATGGCTATTCTTATGAATG TCTGAACTATGAAGAAGGCAACAACATGGAGTGTAGCAGGGGAAAAAGAAAGATGTACAACATGCCCGAATACAAGGAAGTGCTGGTTATCGAG GTTTTCTCTTGGTTCAATCTTCTTCAAGAGCTAAAG ATGGAGAGATGCTTTTTCGATGATGGAGGTATCGACACATGTGCTCAGTTCTTACCGATACTACCTCAATCGATAGAGACCAGAGCAT GTGATATGGCAGCCATATACTCATGA
- the LOC105042816 gene encoding uncharacterized protein isoform X4, with amino-acid sequence MLMELATLDNPCFFDLDNCWNLLLIHYGYSYECLNYEEGNNMECSRGKRKMYNMPEYKEVLVIEVFSWFNLLQELKMERCFFDDGGIDTCAQFLPILPQSIETRACDMAAIYS; translated from the exons ATGCTCATGGAGTTGGCTACACTGGATAATCCCTGCTTTTTTGATCTGGATAACTGCTGGAATCTTCTGTTAATACACTATGGCTATTCTTATGAATG TCTGAACTATGAAGAAGGCAACAACATGGAGTGTAGCAGGGGAAAAAGAAAGATGTACAACATGCCCGAATACAAGGAAGTGCTGGTTATCGAG GTTTTCTCTTGGTTCAATCTTCTTCAAGAGCTAAAG ATGGAGAGATGCTTTTTCGATGATGGAGGTATCGACACATGTGCTCAGTTCTTACCGATACTACCTCAATCGATAGAGACCAGAGCAT GTGATATGGCAGCCATATACTCATGA